One window from the genome of Clostridia bacterium encodes:
- the rplF gene encoding 50S ribosomal protein L6, with amino-acid sequence MSRIGRAPITIPSGVEVNLDGNRIRVKGPKGQLERTLHPDMQVAIEGNQIVVTRPSEEKKHKALHGLTRTLVNNMVEGVTKGFSKNLELVGVGYRAAKQGNKLVLTVGYSQPVEIVPEAGIEIEVPAQNKIVVKGIDKERVGALAAYIRGIRPPEPYKGKGIKYENEVIRRKVGKTGAKK; translated from the coding sequence ATGTCCAGAATTGGTCGAGCACCGATCACCATACCCTCCGGGGTTGAGGTAAACCTGGACGGTAATAGGATCCGGGTCAAAGGACCGAAAGGACAGCTTGAGAGAACCTTGCACCCGGATATGCAGGTGGCCATCGAAGGTAATCAGATCGTCGTTACCAGGCCCTCCGAAGAGAAAAAACACAAGGCGCTTCATGGTTTGACCAGAACCCTTGTTAACAATATGGTTGAAGGTGTCACCAAAGGTTTCAGCAAAAACTTGGAACTGGTCGGTGTGGGTTACCGGGCAGCCAAGCAGGGCAATAAGCTGGTCCTGACCGTCGGTTATTCCCAGCCCGTGGAAATCGTCCCCGAAGCGGGTATCGAAATCGAAGTACCGGCTCAGAACAAAATCGTGGTAAAAGGTATCGATAAAGAACGGGTAGGGGCCCTGGCGGCATACATCAGAGGCATTAGGCCCCCGGAACCCTATAAAGGCAAGGGCATTAAATACGAGAATGAAGTCATCCGCCGTAAGGTCGGTAAGACAGGTGCTAAGAAATAG
- the rplR gene encoding 50S ribosomal protein L18, whose amino-acid sequence MFKLVDKNAVRKKKHYRIRKKISGTPQRPRLCVYRSNKHIYAQIIDDVNGTTLVAASTLEAPLRDELTSKCNKEAAKRVGQLIGEKALAKGIKSVVFDRSGYIYHGRVAALADGAREAGLDF is encoded by the coding sequence TTGTTTAAGCTGGTAGATAAGAACGCCGTCCGCAAGAAGAAGCATTACCGGATCAGGAAAAAGATCTCCGGGACACCCCAGCGTCCCAGGCTTTGCGTGTACCGGAGCAACAAGCATATTTATGCCCAGATTATTGACGATGTAAACGGCACCACTTTAGTGGCTGCTTCCACCTTGGAAGCCCCCCTGCGGGATGAGTTAACCAGCAAGTGCAATAAAGAAGCGGCAAAAAGAGTTGGTCAACTCATTGGGGAGAAAGCTTTGGCGAAAGGCATCAAATCTGTTGTGTTTGATCGAAGCGGGTATATCTATCACGGCCGGGTAGCCGCTCTGGCGGATGGAGCCAGGGAAGCCGGTTTGGACTTCTAG